The genome window TGGTCACGGCGCGCAGGCGGGCGAAGCCAATTACGTGCTGCCGCTGGGCGCCAACATGAATGCGCTCAGTGCTGCCGCCATCGCCGCGCAGGGCGTGTCCGTTGCCAGCCTGGCGGGCGACTTGCAGCGCACGGGCGCGCGCGGCGCCGTGCTGATCCTTGATGCTTGCCGTCAGGAATATACGCGCGGCGGCGCCGTGATGGTGCCCGGCGGCAGTGCGGCCAGCCACGGTTTTGCCGACACGCAAGCGCCACGCGGCGTGGTGATCGCCTATTCGGCGGGACCGGGCGCCCTGGCGCGCGATTTCTGGTCGCCTGATTCGCGCAACAGCCCGTATACCAGCGCCCTGCTCGACGCGCTCGATGCGCCTGGCTTGCCGATGAGCGACGTCTTCTCGCAAGTGGCGGCGCGGGTCGCCGCCATGACGCACGATGTGCAAAAGCCGCGCGTCTCGTTCGGCGAAACGTCGGCGCGCCTGGTGCTGAACATGGGCAGCGGCAAGGGCGTCAGCCAGACTCCAGCCAGCGTGCTGGCCGGTGCCCAGGGCGGCATGCGCGCACCGGTCCCGGCGCCTGCGCCAGCGGTGGAAAAGCCGGCCGCACCCGGCGCCAAGGTGTGGCCAGGTAATGTATTGCAAGACATCAACTATGAAATCCGCATGCAGATCGCGGCGCGGCCATTTCCCCGCCAGCAGCTGGAAAAGCGCGCGCGCGGCGGAGACTTGGTGGCGCTGACGGCCCTCGGCTATGGCATCGGCGGCGGCGATGCCGGCATCAAACAGCCGAAGGCGGGCATGCAGTGGCTGGAAAAGGCGGCCGCCAAGGATTTCCCGATTGCCCAGACCTATCTGGCCGAATTGCTGATGGTCAAGGGCGACCCGGCCTCATTAAAACGCGCCGGCGTGCTGCTGGACGCCGCCTCGCAGGCGGGCTATACGGCCGCGCACGCGTATAAATTCGACCTGGCCCGCCGCACGGGCGCGCCGCCGCAGGATGCGGCCCGGCATTTGCAGGATGCCTTCATGGGCTTGATGAAGGATTACCAGGGCGCCGCCAAGGATGTATTACAGCCGCCGAAAAAATAATTTGAAATAATTTTGGATTTCCCTGAACTGCCCCCGTTATCCGTGGGTACATGCAATACAGCATGACAGTGACCAGGGAAATCCCATGCAAGCATCCAGCCCAGCAGCAACCATTACCACCGGCCAACGGGGCCGCATTCTCGCCTACCAACCAAGCGGACAAGGTTCCGTCAGCGTGGCCGGCATTCAACATGCCTTCGACGTGGCCACGCACTGGCGCTCGGACGTGGCGCCCGCCATCAATGCCGTCGTCGATGTGCGCTTCGATGACGCCGGCAGCCTCGCCACCGTCAGCGCCGTGGCAACGCAGCAACTGGCACAGGAAGAGATGGCCGGCGCGGCCAAGCTGGCGCGCGACAAGGGCCAGCAACTGTGGGGCCAGGCCGTCTCGGCGCTCGGCATCCAGGTGCTGGGGGCGCTTGGCGTGCTGATCGCCGGCGCCTTTATCTTCAACACCATCGGCATCCGCCTGTTCGCCGCCGTCTCGCGCACCTATTGGCAGCTGCTGGGCCTGTCCGCCGACAGCCTGGAAAGCTTTGCCCGCGATGGTGGCGGCGGCTTTACCTCCGCACAATTTTTCTTCCTGCTGGCCATTGCCGCCTGCTGCGCCACCATGGCCAGCAGCCACCCGAAAGCGGCGCTGGGCAAGTGCGCGCCGCTGCTGTTCGTCGTCATCCACAGCAGCTTGCTGTTCATCAAGATCAAGGGCGCCGTTAGCGATGCGGGCAACGCCATGGGCGGCATCATGGGTACCCGCGCGGCCCGCATGGCCGAGCAGATGGCCAGCGAAATGCTGGGACAAGTGTGGCAAGGCTTGTCCTTCGGTATCGGTTTTTACCTGGTGCTGGCGTCTTCCATCGTCCTGGCCGCTTACGGCTATGGCGAATACAAGCGCAAAACCATCGGCTAAGTCACCTCACACATTCACTGAAGGAAATATCATGAACCGTACCCTCCCCGCCCTGCTTGCCATCGCCGTAATCCTGTCCGCCTGCGGCAAGACCGACAGCGCCACACCGGCCGCCTCCGCCCCCGTCGCCGCGAATGTCGCCGACATGGCCGCCAAGGCGCAAGTCAAGGCGGCCGCCGCCAGCCTGCCGCAAGCGGACGCTGCCACGCCAAGCGCCAGCTATATCGACATCACCAGCGGCAACCAGCTGATGTACAGCTACATCGCCCTGTCCGGCGTGCCGCCCGACTATGCGGCCGTGGCGCAGCGCATCTCGCGCGAATATGCGGGCAGCAACGACGCCTTCCGCAAGCAGGAAGTGCTCGACGCGCTGAAACCGCAGATCGACGCCAAGGTCAATGAAGCCAAAACGAAGCGCTACCTGCGCTACCAGATCAATGGCCAGGGCGCGCTGTCGCCGTACGTCATGGACAAGGCCGCCTTTCCCGCCAAGTTCGCCGAAGCGGGCACGTATTACTACATGTACGACAACGGCGACTACAAGCTGGCGTTCACGAATGGCGACGGCTACTCGCTGCTGAAAGTGGACCAGGAAGCGGCCCGCAAGATCGAGGCGGCGCGCAGCGGCTACAAGGATTTCGCCATCGTCGTGTATGCCTACGCCCAGGAAGCGGACATGGCCAGCAACCAGGTCAAGGCGCAGATCGTCAAGGTGGCAATCAAGCTGAACGGACAGGAAATTCCTGTCAGCCAGGCGCTGTAGAACGAGCTCGGTTACACTGTTCGCCACATTGCATCGGGATCGAAACATGGGCGAACAGACACTGGCGGAACAACAGCTGGCCAAGGGCCGGCAACTGCAGCAGCAAGGCAAGCTGATCGAAGCGATCAACGCTTACCAGGCCGCGTATCAACAGGACCCGGCCCTGGCCGAAGCGCAACATTTCCAGGGCCTGGCCATGCTGGAGCTGGGCCAGGGAACCATCGGCCTGGGCCTGTTAAAACTGTCGCTCAGGCAGCAGCCAGAGAACGCCCTGTTCCACTACAACCTCGGCAACGTGCTGCGCGGTACGGACAGCGAGGCGGCGCTGGCCAGCTACGCCACGGCGGCGCGACTGGCCCCGCACGAACACGATTTCGCGATTCTTCATGCCGAATTGCTGATGGGAAAACAGCGGCTGATGGAGACCATCGCCGAACTGGAACGGGCCCACGCCCTGCGCCCGCAGCGCTGGCAAACCCTGCAGGGCCTGGCCGAGCTGTATTACCGCACGGGACAGCAGGAACTGGCCTTGGCGCGCTATGCGCAAGCGCTGGCGCTGCACCCGGCGCTGGCGCAAACCTGCCGCATCGGCTTTGCCAGTCCGCAAGCGGAACACGCCGAAACGTTGACGACGCTCAATGTGCCGGAAGACATACACGATTTTATCCGTGAAACCGACCTGCACATCCTCGACGACTTCCTGCCCGATCCGGCCGCCTGGCGCGCCCAGGCGCTCAATTTACCGTTCGAGCAGCAGCGCTATGCGGGACAGAACTATCCGGGCAGCCAGACGGCCGGCCAGCCCAGCCAGGCCATCATGGAACGCATCGCCACGGCGCTGGGCCGCCCCATCCGTTTCATTTCGCCCGACAATGGCTCGTATCGGCTCAGCTATGCGGACGCGATGGCGCGCACGGATATCCACGTGGACAATGAGACGGGGAATAACTTCAATTTCTATGCGGGCGTGCTGTATCTGAACCCGCCCGAGCAGTGCCAGGGCGGCACCACGTTCTGGCGCCACCAGCCCAGCGGCTGGTACCGGAGACTGCCCGAAGCGGACGTGAAAGCGGGCGGCTACGCCAGCTTCAAGGATTTCCAGAAACGCTGGCTGCCGAACAGTAAAGTGCAGAAATTCAACGACTTGCAGGAACAGCGCGACAGTTGGCAAACGCTGCTGGAAGTGCCGATGCGCCACAACCGATTGATCGTGTACAAGGGCCACTACTTCCACTCGATCAGCAATGTGTTTGGCGACACGCCGGAGAATGGCCGATTGGTGCAGCTGTTTTTCTTTGAAGTGCCCGATTGAGCATGCTGCACGGATATTGTCGGATTACGCCCTGCGGGCTAATCCGACCTACCATGTGGCGTAGGTCGGATTAGCGGAACGCGTAATCCGACAACACCAGCACGGCACTCAATACATATCCGCCGCCGTGGCGCGTACCGCTTTCAACAGCATGTCCGCGCCCGGCGACAGCAGATGATCCTGCTGGCGGATGATGCCGAAGGCATCCATCTTGCACGGCAGTTCGATGGGCAAGATGCTCAGCACGTTCAACGACTCGTAGTAATGCGCCACTTCCGTCGGCATCACGTGCAGGGAATCCGTTTGCTGCAGCAGGGACGTGATCAGCAGCAAGGCGGTGGTGTCGACGACGTCGACGGGCGGTTCCAGGCTGGCGCGGCGGAACATCATGTCGAAGCGGTGGCGCAGGATGCTGCCTTGCGGCGGCAAGATCCACGGCTGACCCGCCAAGTCCTTCAATTGCAGATTCTTGCGCGACAGCAGCGGGTGGCCATTGCGCGCCACGGCGCTGGCCGGCTCTTCCGTCAATTCCTCGTAGATGAGACCGGCGCTGCTTTCCTTTTCCAGGATGCGCCCGATCATGAAATCGAGCGTGCCATGCTGCAGCATGTCCATCAGGGTGTTGCTGTGCTCCAAATGCACGCCGATGCGCATCAGCGGCGCCTGCTGCTTGATGCGGGCAATCGCGCGCGGCAGCAAGGCCATGGCCGGCGTCATGATCACGCCCACTTCCACCTGGCCCGTCAGGCCAGATTTAAGCGCGACGATGTCGTCATGCGCCAAGGACAGGCTCGTCAGGGCCATGCGCGCGTGGCGTATCATCGTTTCGCCGTAGATGGTCGGTTCCATGCCACGCGGCAACCTATCGAACAGGCGCACGTCCAGCATCTCTTCCAGGTCCTTGATTTGCTTGGACGCGGCCGGCTGCGTCATGTGCAATTCTTCCGCCGCGCGATGGATGTTGCGCTGCTCGTCAAGGGCGATCAACAGCAGCAATTGCCGCGTCTTCAGGCGGGCTCGCAAGAACCAGTTGGGGTTGAGGGTATCCATGAATAAATCATATCATGATCGATATCAGTTTTAACTCAATATCGATATTCCAGATATCGGTGTGTCTCCTTTTTGAGCGTCGTCAACGAGCGGTCACGATGCCTTGCAGGCGAGCGCCACCGCCATGCCGATGGCTGCGGCACGTGTGTGTTGCTTGAACATCGATTAACTCCCTTTGGTGGTTTTCTGGCCCATGGCCATCAGTCTTTGCACGACGCAAAAGACGAACAGCAGGCCGCCGATGACGATCTTGGTCCACCACGAGCTGAGCGTGCCGTCGAAGGCGATCAGGGTCTGGATGGTACCGAGCACCAGCACGCCCGACAGCGCACCGGCCACGTAGCCATAGCCGCCGCTGAGCAGGGTGCCGCCGATGACGACGGCGGCAATCGCGTCCAGCTCCGTGCCTTGCGCATGCAAGCCATAGCCGGACAGCATGTAGAACGAAAACAGCACGCCGCCCAGGGACGCACAGAATCCGCTGAAGGCGTAAATGAAGACCTTGGTGCGGCCCACTGGCAAGCCCATCATCAGGGCCGACTGCTCATTGCCGCCGATCGCATACACGGCGCGGCCGAACGGCGTGGCGTGCGCCAGCCAGATGGCCAGCAGCAAAGTGACCACGGCAATCACCACGCCGGGCGAAACAAAACCGCCGAGTAAGC of Janthinobacterium sp. PAMC25594 contains these proteins:
- a CDS encoding DUF6445 family protein codes for the protein MGEQTLAEQQLAKGRQLQQQGKLIEAINAYQAAYQQDPALAEAQHFQGLAMLELGQGTIGLGLLKLSLRQQPENALFHYNLGNVLRGTDSEAALASYATAARLAPHEHDFAILHAELLMGKQRLMETIAELERAHALRPQRWQTLQGLAELYYRTGQQELALARYAQALALHPALAQTCRIGFASPQAEHAETLTTLNVPEDIHDFIRETDLHILDDFLPDPAAWRAQALNLPFEQQRYAGQNYPGSQTAGQPSQAIMERIATALGRPIRFISPDNGSYRLSYADAMARTDIHVDNETGNNFNFYAGVLYLNPPEQCQGGTTFWRHQPSGWYRRLPEADVKAGGYASFKDFQKRWLPNSKVQKFNDLQEQRDSWQTLLEVPMRHNRLIVYKGHYFHSISNVFGDTPENGRLVQLFFFEVPD
- the yjfF gene encoding galactofuranose ABC transporter, permease protein YjfF: MKGLLHTPYFTSLVTVLLLVVMLGLGGAAYPGLLSTQVIFNLLIDNAFLLVIAVGMTFVIVSGGIDLSVGSVLALSTMIAAWLLHVAHWPPLLVIVTVLALGTVFGAGMGALIHYFKLQPFIVTLAGMFLARGLCYLISINSITIDDPLFVAMSQTQLGLLGGFVSPGVVIAVVTLLLAIWLAHATPFGRAVYAIGGNEQSALMMGLPVGRTKVFIYAFSGFCASLGGVLFSFYMLSGYGLHAQGTELDAIAAVVIGGTLLSGGYGYVAGALSGVLVLGTIQTLIAFDGTLSSWWTKIVIGGLLFVFCVVQRLMAMGQKTTKGS
- a CDS encoding caspase family protein; the encoded protein is MHRLIPLFMSLFFLLGSNIAHAAVPAAPGKRIALVIGNAAYPQPLLNPVNDARAMAERLRRLGFEVLLRTDINAAQLQKASAEFSTQARGADIALVFYAGHGAQAGEANYVLPLGANMNALSAAAIAAQGVSVASLAGDLQRTGARGAVLILDACRQEYTRGGAVMVPGGSAASHGFADTQAPRGVVIAYSAGPGALARDFWSPDSRNSPYTSALLDALDAPGLPMSDVFSQVAARVAAMTHDVQKPRVSFGETSARLVLNMGSGKGVSQTPASVLAGAQGGMRAPVPAPAPAVEKPAAPGAKVWPGNVLQDINYEIRMQIAARPFPRQQLEKRARGGDLVALTALGYGIGGGDAGIKQPKAGMQWLEKAAAKDFPIAQTYLAELLMVKGDPASLKRAGVLLDAASQAGYTAAHAYKFDLARRTGAPPQDAARHLQDAFMGLMKDYQGAAKDVLQPPKK
- a CDS encoding LysR family transcriptional regulator, whose translation is MDTLNPNWFLRARLKTRQLLLLIALDEQRNIHRAAEELHMTQPAASKQIKDLEEMLDVRLFDRLPRGMEPTIYGETMIRHARMALTSLSLAHDDIVALKSGLTGQVEVGVIMTPAMALLPRAIARIKQQAPLMRIGVHLEHSNTLMDMLQHGTLDFMIGRILEKESSAGLIYEELTEEPASAVARNGHPLLSRKNLQLKDLAGQPWILPPQGSILRHRFDMMFRRASLEPPVDVVDTTALLLITSLLQQTDSLHVMPTEVAHYYESLNVLSILPIELPCKMDAFGIIRQQDHLLSPGADMLLKAVRATAADMY